The nucleotide window CTAATAGCGATAAAAAAGGCCACTATCTTTGCAGGTAGTGGCCTTTGCAGATAATGGCCTTTGTCGATAATGGCGCTTCATAGTTTGGCGAGCCGGTTAAGGCATCAGGTGACTAGATAGGTAAGTCACTTTGCGCCGACTCTTTTGCCGCGCGCAACGCTTTATCGTAATCCGGGTGTTTAGAGATATCTGGCACAAGCTCTTTATAAACAATTTTACCGCGACCGTTGATCACGAATATCGAGCGGCTTAATAAGCCCATATCTTTGATGATCAAACCGTATTTTTCACCAAAATCATGCCATACAGAGTCCGACACTACCTTCAATGCGTCAACGCCTTCGGTATTACAAAAACGTTTTTGTGCGAAAGGCAAATCAGCGCTGATGGTTAGAACCACAACGTTTTCTGGTAAATTGCCAACTTCTTCATTAAAGCGTTTGGTTTGCAATGAGCAAACGCCGGTATCTAGGCTTGGGACCGCGGAAATTAATACCGTACGACCTTTAAAATCGGTAAGTGAAATCTTATTGAATCGTTCATCTACCACGTCAAAATTTGGTGCATCGTAACCGGTATAGAGTTGTTTGCCGAGCAATGTGATTGGCTTACCACCGGCGACAACTAAGCCGACGGTTTCTTTTTGTTCAAAGGCCATAGCCGATGAAGCGACGATAGCGCCACCAAGAATAAGAGATAATAGTTTTTTCATAATTCTGCCTGTTAGCTTTTTTATCAATGGTAATGGCATCAATCAGTTAATGCCAGTACAAACACGGTAATGGCGCTTAAAACGATACTTTTTGACCATTT belongs to Thalassotalea sp. HSM 43 and includes:
- the tpx gene encoding thiol peroxidase; the encoded protein is MKKLLSLILGGAIVASSAMAFEQKETVGLVVAGGKPITLLGKQLYTGYDAPNFDVVDERFNKISLTDFKGRTVLISAVPSLDTGVCSLQTKRFNEEVGNLPENVVVLTISADLPFAQKRFCNTEGVDALKVVSDSVWHDFGEKYGLIIKDMGLLSRSIFVINGRGKIVYKELVPDISKHPDYDKALRAAKESAQSDLPI